CCGTTCGGACGCCGATACCGCCGCAAAAGTTCCGGCGCTGCCGCTGTTTCAGGCGCTGCGCGATCGACGGATCGTCGGATTCCTCTTCGTGTGGTTCGCGATGAACATCATCTTCGGCGTCGGCGCGATCGGCGTCGACGGCGACAGCGCGGGCGTCGCCTGGGAAGCGCATATCGGCGGCTTCTTTGCAGGCCTGTTGCTGTTCGCGCTGTTCGATCCCGTGCCGCGCGTGCGAAGCGAGGATGCTGCGGATGCGTCATCACAGGACATTTCAAACGGTATTTGAAGCGGCGCTTGCGGCGCGGCCCGAATTCATCCATCATTCCCGGGAAGAATGTTCCGAAGCAGCAAGCTCATAGAAGCTGCACTTCGCAAAGCGCTCGAGCGTGAAACCGGCGCTGAAACTGTTAGTTGAAGACTCGCGAACAAGTCCGGACCGCGCAAAGCGGACGGGTCCGATTCAGGGAGGCGACAATGACGGTACGTTCCATTCTCAATACCAAGGGCCACCAGATCATGAGCGTCGCGCCCGACGCCAAGCTCGTCGCTGCCGTCAAGCTGCTCGGCGAGAAGAAGATCGGCGCGGTGCTGGTGATGGACCAGAGCCGGCTCGAGGGCATCCTGTCCGAGCGCGACATCGTGCGCGTGCTCGGCGAGCGCGGCGCAGGCGTGCTGGATGAGCCTGTCAGTCAGGTCATGACCCGCAAGGTCGTGAGCTGCAAGGAGACCGATACGGTCGCCGAACTGATGGAGATGATGACGACAGGCAAGTTCCGCCATCTGCCTGTCGTCGACAATGGCAGGGTGGTCGGCCTCATCTCGATCGGCGACATCGTCAAGTGGCGCGTGCGCGAATACGAGTCCGAGCAGGAAGCTCTGCGCGACTACATCAAGACGGCCTAAGCCCGTCTCATTCGGCTTTCGGCGCGGCGCCTTCGGGCGCCGGCGCGAGCACCTCGATGGTTTCCTGGATCGACTCGAGCGCACGCTCGGCGGCGCGCGCGCCGTGCGCGATCAGGTCTTCGGCGCGATGAAAGTCGAACCAGCCGAACTGGCCGACCCGTGGCGTAATGAGAAGGTCGGGCGGATCGCCGGCGAGCCGCGCACGGGTGATGCGGTCCTGCATGATGTTGAAGGCATCGATCATCACCGACGAGATGCCTGGACGGCCGGCGCTGCCGAAGAACTCGCGCTTGACGGTTTTTTCCGGCGAGAAGATGCGCGGAAAACGCCGCTTGGCCGGGACCTCCTCGGCGACAGGCAGGGGTGTCGCCCCATGCGCATGGATCGTCGTCGAATGCGTGAAGATGTCCGTCGACAGATTGACCGCGATGACGATTTCGGCGCCGAGCGCCCGTGCTGCCGACACCGGCACCGGGTTCACCAGCGCGCCGTCGACCAGCCAGCGGTCGCCGATCATCACGGGCGAGAAGATGCCGGGCAGCGCATAGGAGGCGCGCATCGCCTCGACCAGACGGCCGCGCGTCAGCCAGATCTCGTGGCCGGTCCGGACCTCGGTCGCGACCGAGGCATATTTCATCGGCAGGTCCTCGATCAGGGTCTGGCCGATCGATTCCTCCAGCCGGCTTGCGAGCTTCTCGCCGCCGATCAGGCCCGAACCGTTGAGGCGGATGTCGAGATAGCCGAGGATGTTGCGCACGCCTTGCAGGCTGCGGGCCCAGTCTTCCAGCGCGTCGAGCCGGTCGGCCGCATAGGCGCCGCCGACCGCAGCGCCGATCGAGGTACCGACCACGACATCGGGCACGATGCCGTTGGCCAGCAGCGTTCTCATGATACCGATATGGGCAAATCCACGCGCCGCGCCGCCGCCGAGGGCGAGACCGATGACGGGCCGGCGGATACTGCCGAGGCCGACTTTCTCGCCATTTGCCCCGTTCAAACCGCGACCTCTCAAGATATCCAGCACCGAAACTCTCCTACCTCGGGCCGTCCTCACTCCAGAGTAGGCGCCGCGCTTCCGCTTCGCCAGAAACAGGGCAAAGCATGGTTTATAGCGTTCGGGACACAGGGGGCAGGAGTGTGGCGAGGGCCCGTTGCCTCGGATGTAATCACGCAGGCGTCAGCCGGGTTCCATAGAACCGTAATCCATGGGATTTCAGAGGCTTGAATTTGCCGCGTTTTCGGTGAAAAGCAGAGGCATGACTCCCGGGGGTGACGGCATCAGCAGATGGCGGCGCGGCGGCAGGCCGCTGCCGGCGCTTGTCGTTGCAATGTCTTTGGCCGCATGCCTCCTCGGCTTGGGCCAAAATACCGCGCACGCGCAGCTTTTCTCCGATCGTCCGCCGCCGGTGCCGCCGGCCTCGGTGCCTGATCCCGGCAATGCCGTGAGCCTGGCCCCGCCGTCCGGTCCGGGTGCCGGTCCTCCGAGCCTGCCGCCGACCCTGACGCAGCCGAATACGCCCAGCATGCCGCCGCCGGCGGTCTCGACCGTGCCCCCGTCCGCGCCGTTCAGCGCGGCCGTGCCGGGCCAGGGTGTGCTGTCGCTGACCGCGAGATACGGCAAGGATTCTCCGGCGATCAACGGCGGCCTGGTCTGGCGCGTCTTTGCTGACCGTCCCGACGAGAACGGCACCTTCAAGCTGATCAAGGAGGACCGCAGCGCGACGCCCAGCATCGTGCTGCCGCCCGGCAATTACGTCGTGCATGTCGCCTTCGGTCTCGTCAGCGCGGTGCGCACCGTCAGTCTGAAGGCCGAGACCGACCGCGAGTCCTTCGTGCTGCCGGCCGGGGGGTTGCGCATCGAGGGCCGCGTCGGCACCAGCCGCATCCCGCAGAACCAGATCTCGTTTGCGATCTACAAGGGCAGCCAGTTCGAAACCGGCGAGCGGGCCTCGCTGGTGCCGAACGTCGCCGCCGGCGACGTCGTGCTGCTGCCGGAGGGCACCTACTACATCATCTCCAATTACGGCGACGCCAATTCGGTGGTGCGCTCGGACATCCGCGTCCAGGCCGGCAAGCTCACCGACGTCACCATCACCCATCGTGCGGCCGTGATCACGCTCAAGCTCGTCAGCGACAAGGGCGGCGAGGCGCTCGCCAACACCGCCTGGTCGGTGCTGACGCCTGGCGGCGACGTCATCAAGGAATCGATCGGCGCCTTCCCGCGCGTCGTGCTCTCCGAAGGCGAATACCGCGCCATCGCCAAGAACGAGGGCAAGGTCTATGAGCGCGGCTTCAACGTGGTCAACGGCGTCGATGGCGAAGTCGAAGTCGTGGCGCGCTGAGCGCGCCGCACTTCTCATTCAGCGCACGAAAAGTCACAAGAGCCGGAGAGGATTGCTCGGCAGGATCGCTGCAGCGCGGACGCTTTGCGACCGCATCTCCAGGCGCGAGTCAGGCCCTAACATTTGTTGTGAAACGTCCCGGTGAGCGTCTGCTTACCGGGCATCCCCGCTGCGTTTCGCTTTGAATACCGCTGTCAGCGCTACCAAGACGTCTAGCCAAGAAATCAAAAACACCGGTGGCATCGGCTTATTCCAGGCTCATCGTGTCTTCGTATTACCTTTGCAAGATACGCATTTCCGATAATCAATTTCATTCGCTTTCCGTCCTGCTGGGTTATATGTCGGGCATCCGTCCGATGGGGGACGCCGGCGCAGCCTTGGTGGGCTTGCGCTGCTGGCAAGGAGCAGGGGACCAAGCGCGTCGGCATGTTCGAAGTGATCCTCACCAGACGCAAACGGTTCGGTTGGCGGTGGCAGGTCTGCGACCAGTCCGGCAAGATCTTTGCCGATGGTTTCGAGCGCTCGCGTCCATCAGCCAAATATCACGGCGAGCGCGCACTATTTTTCCTGTTGTCGCAGGCCTATCTGCGCAACCGCTCCGCGGCGTCGAGCGAGGATTAGCGGCAGATTTGCGCCGTCAGATATCGACCACCAGTTTGCCCTTGGCGGCGTGATCGCGGATCAACGCATAGGCCTCGCCAACGCTCTCCATCGTGAAGCGTCTCGCATCGAGCAGCGGCACCAGCCTGCCGGCCTCGGCGAGGCGCGTGGCTTCCGCCATGATCTCCCCGTGATGCGCACGGCCTTCGCCCGATAGCAACGGCAGCAGCGTGAACACGCCGGAATAGGTGGCGGCGCGGAACGACAGCGGTGCCAGCGCATGCGTGCCCCAGCCGAGCGCGCTGACGACATGGCCGAAGCGGCGCACCGCCGCAAAGGAGGCATCGAGCACTTTGCCGCCGACGGTGTCGTAGACGATGTCGAAGCCGCGGCCGCCGGTGTGCTCGGCGACGTAGGCCTCGACCGAGATGTCCCGGTCGATGAATACGGCGCCAAGACCTTCGATGGTCGCGCGCTGCGAGGCCGAGCCAGTCGCGTACACCTCCGCACCGAACGCGCGTGCGATCTGGATCGCGACATGGCCGACGCCGCCCGCGCCGCCATGGATCAACACCTTCTGTCCGGCCTTCAAGGCGGCGCGGTCGATCAGGCCTTCCCAGGCGGTGATGAAGATCAGCGGCAGGGCGGCGGCCTCGCGCATGCTGAGATTGGCCGGCTTCAGCGCCAGCAAGTCGGCATCAACGGCGGCGAATTCGGCGAGCGATCCCGGCACGCCGCCGACGCCGCCGGTCATGCCGTAGACCTCGTCACCAACCGTGAACCGCGAGACCTCGCGTCCGGTCTGCTCGACCACGCCGGCGAGATCGATGCCGGGGATCGCCGGCAGCGGATGGCGCGCATGCGCGGCTGCGCCGGCATGGATCTTGGTGTCGAGCGGATTGACCCCGCTTGCGC
This genomic interval from Bradyrhizobium guangzhouense contains the following:
- a CDS encoding CBS domain-containing protein, which produces MTVRSILNTKGHQIMSVAPDAKLVAAVKLLGEKKIGAVLVMDQSRLEGILSERDIVRVLGERGAGVLDEPVSQVMTRKVVSCKETDTVAELMEMMTTGKFRHLPVVDNGRVVGLISIGDIVKWRVREYESEQEALRDYIKTA
- a CDS encoding patatin-like phospholipase family protein, translating into MLDILRGRGLNGANGEKVGLGSIRRPVIGLALGGGAARGFAHIGIMRTLLANGIVPDVVVGTSIGAAVGGAYAADRLDALEDWARSLQGVRNILGYLDIRLNGSGLIGGEKLASRLEESIGQTLIEDLPMKYASVATEVRTGHEIWLTRGRLVEAMRASYALPGIFSPVMIGDRWLVDGALVNPVPVSAARALGAEIVIAVNLSTDIFTHSTTIHAHGATPLPVAEEVPAKRRFPRIFSPEKTVKREFFGSAGRPGISSVMIDAFNIMQDRITRARLAGDPPDLLITPRVGQFGWFDFHRAEDLIAHGARAAERALESIQETIEVLAPAPEGAAPKAE
- a CDS encoding zinc-dependent alcohol dehydrogenase family protein — its product is MTRASTMRAAVLETHNAPLRISTISTPEIGPREVLVRVRASGVNPLDTKIHAGAAAHARHPLPAIPGIDLAGVVEQTGREVSRFTVGDEVYGMTGGVGGVPGSLAEFAAVDADLLALKPANLSMREAAALPLIFITAWEGLIDRAALKAGQKVLIHGGAGGVGHVAIQIARAFGAEVYATGSASQRATIEGLGAVFIDRDISVEAYVAEHTGGRGFDIVYDTVGGKVLDASFAAVRRFGHVVSALGWGTHALAPLSFRAATYSGVFTLLPLLSGEGRAHHGEIMAEATRLAEAGRLVPLLDARRFTMESVGEAYALIRDHAAKGKLVVDI